The DNA sequence GTACGAAGAAGGTGGAGCTTGCCAGTGACGACGTTTTGGGGATCCAGACGCTATACGGCGCCAATCCCAATTACGACGGTACGACTACATCCGCGCCGTCCACTCAGGCGAGGGACACGTCTGCTGCTGGGGACCACCTCGGTTCTACTCCTACTCCGCGGTTGTGGGCCCTCCGTGTCGTGTTAGCAGTTGGATCTCTGTTACtattgttttagtttttttttaaaatttaattctgGTTTATTGACTAGGATTCGATTTACCCattattttattacattttTTGGTTTCTTATTGTGGATTTGGCACTGTAGGGATGGGCTGGGTATGGgcaaccgcggttacccgttcATTTAAAATtgacggttatggttatgggtaactatTTAgacaaataaacggttatgggtataaccgtttatctatgaaatttaaatagacggttatgagtattatctgcggttataacgggtatttatcggttatgggtaatattcgcggttataacgggtattcatttacccatttaatttaatatatgtaaaattaaaaaaaaaaattaaaaaccctcaaAGAACTTACAACTTGTAAGTTACTATTATTTGTTGCTTCCCTTAGCAGCAGTCTTCTCCGCTATTGCCAAgttgattctctcttttgaCCCTATTGCCGAGGTCAGAGAGGTacgtttctttttcttattcttctttgtacatttatatatatatatatatagacactcACATTGAATTGTCATCGTTTTTGCGTTTTGGGTTTTTATGTTCTTCCATGCATTGTCGTTTCAGGTCGGGatctttgtttgtttcttaaTCTTTTACTTTTTGATCCTGATTTCTCGGTTATGGGTGTAGTAGAAAAATATcgttcgtaaactattatttcaattattggaattatATGAGgatttaaatgattaaaatagggaaatgtatgctaaaatgtacttataacagtatttaattgtcagaaaatgaaaattatgacaaatttttcttttataattttcaaattgttaaaaaaaataatgtagacGGGCGAAAAAAGGGTTAATGggtaaaaaaaaggataaacgggtGAAAAAACGGGTAAACAGGTAAATGattatggttatggttaaatgggtaaatgggtaaatggttatggttaaatgggtacatggttatgggtatggataaccgtttataaacggttatgcttatgggtataaccatttatgtAATTACTCtacaggtaaacggttatgcaggtatgaacataaacggttatgagtaaataaccgcggttacccgcctgtcataaccgttgcccatcacAACTCATATACAGTTGAATACAGTTAGGACGAACATATATTTTCAGCACTATATATTTACAATTGAATATacagttttttttatatttatatatataaatcatttatatttttttgtacgATGAGTGTTTAGGCATTCggatgaattaaaataaatccATCATTAATTATAAGAATGTTACGTATGAGATGTGACCATAAGCTTTGATTTCTTTGACTCTATTATTTTGCCTTGTGAATTTCTTTTCTATATAGGTCTGGTAGGACTTTGGCGAAGTAGGATTATTCTCTCTTTTATTCTCCTTTTCTCCTCTCACGCTAACCATTTTGTCTTCTGTTCTCTaaaaaaattgatataaaatactaACGTAATTTAATCTTGTTCagaaaaaataagtggaatccGTACAAATAACACTGAAATGATAATGATTCTGTTTTGGGCCTGGACAATGCGGGCAAGACAACGCAACACTGGGCCTTTATCTTTGGTGCTACCTGGCTTCTTCCTCTCGGTTGTAGTCCCCTTACTCTATCTTATTAACCACAAAATTGACGTCCTCTTCCTCTATTCCTTTTAAAAGGGGATCTAGGAATTGAAACTTTAAGCACCGGTTTCCAAATGCTCATCTGGGTTAAAAAGCTAAAAGGGTGTCTGAATTTGTTCCATTGCCTTGTGATTAGACGAAGATCAAAACTAAAACCTAAAGGGATGCTTGAACTTGATCGAAAAGACAAGGTGGGTTTCTTCACAATATCTTGTGAAGGAGAGGGATATGATGAAGAATTAGGGCTTTTTTTATTATCACATTCTTCATACCATATATGGACCACCTCTCTAATAGAGACGGAATTTACATGCGTTGGTGGACTTTATCTCTATTAGAGAGTAGTACAAATGTGGTATTAAAAATGTTATAAGTGTAGTATTACTCTTttacaaaaatagaagacttgaCAAAGTTAAACTCATGGTAACTCAGAAGAAGCATTTCACAAGGAGAATGTAGGTAGAGGTTCGGTAGAGGCATGTTTTCTACCGCATATCTAAACTCAGATTATTCAACCTTTTTAGTTTTAGATGAGTAAACAACGAGCTAGATGAGTGCATAGATCAGTTGTACATGTGAAAATGTGTGAACTTTTGTAGTCATCTTTTCGTGTTTATTTGGTAAAACATAATTTGAGAGGATCGTAAGGATCAGCTAAAAAATCTTAACTAATTATTAGGCCCAGCCAATTGACATGATCGGACAGCTCTTTGCCAACCTAAAAGTTTGCAATCCATTGGGGAAAAAAAGGTCGAGGGAACCAATGATTTAAGTCCAAATACTCAACTTGCATTCTACACAAAAGAAGGTGGAAGAATCTGGCTTTCTCTTAAAAATATATGCGTACATATATGGGAAGCCTTGTGTCACAAAAGAAGGCACTTGCACATCCTCGATCGTCAAATAAGCATACCGAAAATATAGTAAAATTTCAGCAATAGGCCTGTAAAAAAGGGCCGATCGAGGCCACTTGTTATAAGCTTCTTCTTTATTAGGTCCtgagaaaattttaattgtgaTAGGAATACAAGTAGTATATCATGTGTTTTAATATAattggtgagaaattttattttttaaattattaaccttTTAGGATAATTatttcaccatttgtataatgataTATGATGTACCACGtaccggtcacattgaaaaatatctTCTGTAAAAAAGGCCGATCGAGGCCACTTGTTATAAGCTTGTCTTCTTTTGTAGTCTTCCCCTCTATAAAAAGTAAACTCCATAAAATTCCAACAACTCATTTAGCTCTAGGCTTCTAGCTGCATTTTCGCTATTCCTGTTAAATAATATGGGACTCGTTCCATGTCCCTTGCCCTGTCACACAAGCACAGAAAGTAAGGAAGAATCTTCAACCTCCAACTCCACCTCCAGTCTTCTCTCTGAGTCTTCAACCTTCTCCTCTCTGTCCTCCCAGCCAAGTCTCCCTTCTGTTCCTTCTCTCACCCCATCAAAATCCAACCAATTAGTAGTACTACGATCCTCAAGTGTTCATCACTGCTGCATAGCCACTCTCCAATCCCAGTCCTACATCTGTACCCTAGCCCTATCTGGAAACTTCCTATACAGTGGCTCATCCGACGGTCAGATTACAGCATGGAGTAGTACCCTATCACGCCCTTCAAATCCAAAATACAACAAGGTGGTAGCCACCGTCGCCACTCCCAGCACCGTCAAGTTTCTGGTGGTTGTTGGGAGTGGGGACGACCGCAACAAGCTCTTATTCGGTGCTCACCAAGACCATAAAATCCGAGTCTGGAAAACTAACACGAACGACACGTATGAAAAACTAAAATGTATAGCCACACTCCCAACTCTAAAAGAACGTGTCACAAGATTCTTATGTTCCAAGAACTACGTGCAAATCGGGCTCCACAAGAACGGCACCTGGGAGCATCACATCGACGCCGTCTCCGCTCTAGCGATATCCAACGACGGGTCGTTTCTCTACTCCGTTTCATGGGACCGGGCGCTCAAAATATGGCGGACTTCCGACTTTAAATGCATGGACTCGGTTAGTAACGCCCACGACGACGCCATCAACGCCGTAATTTTGTCAAGTGACGGAGCTTTTGTGTACACCGGCTCGGCGGATAAGAAGATAAAGGTGTGGACGTGGAGGAAAGACAAGTCAACATCAGTAAAGCTTGTTGGAACCCTAGAGAAGCACAAGTCGGCTGTGAATGCGTTGGCTTTTAGCACCGACGGGTCCGTGCTGTACTCTGGTGCCTGCGACCGGtcggttttggtttgggaaagAGATGGTGGTGCGGACGGCGGCGGTGGGGACATGGTGGTGGTCGGTGCGTTGAGGGGACACACACAGGCGGTGTTGTGTTTGGCGGTGGCGGCTGATTTGTTGTGCAGTGGATCTGCTGATTATAGTGTTAGGGTTTGGAGGAGATTATCGTCAGGGCTAGTTGGCGGTGATCTAAATAGGAGTTATTGCTGTCTGGCTGTGTTGGAAGGTCACAAGCGGCCGGTGAAGTGTTTGACTGCAGCTCTTGATAATAGTGATTCTGGTGattcttattttgtttataGTGGCAGCTTGGATTGTGATATTAAGGTCTGGCAAATTCGGGTTCCCCTTTCATAATTTGGTTGGACTTTACATACAATATTGGTAATGTTAGGAATAGAatctatttaaattatattttataaattatatgacTTGATGattatataattatttaaatattttcataTAACATATTCGAGTGAAAAAACATGTCATGTACATTTCTAAAACCGTACAAactgagaaaataaaataagtatTATAAAGTTTGTGTATGCCATTAACATATCCAGAATATTGTTGTTTCAGTCATAGACTCATAGTTACTAATCACATTATTGATCACTTTTCTAAACAAGTGAAGTACTTGAAATTAGGTTGAAATTCTTTGAACCTAATTTTTAATAAGTTTTTAAgtattccttttctttgttacatgTGAAGATTCTAGAGATGGAATTTTGGGCGACAAGGTGATAATCCCATTTAATCAATTGATAATATTCCTTTTTATGATGTTTATTACTTTATTGGATTTTAAATTCTTCAATATTTGATAAAAGTAAAATCAccactttcaagtttcaacctAACCTTCGGTTCAACCTAGCTAACGTAAGTGTGTGAATATGATCTTTCATATTTGAAATATATTTTGCAAGAATGGTGCTATTTATAtacctatttttacttttcatatacacatcttgttaatttttgtcatttaataTTCTTCATTTCATTTGATCTGACAACCGAAATTTGAGTGCGGAAGATAAAAGAAGTGTGGAGATAGCACCATACTTTTTCAAATGAAGAAGTCAACATACAGTTTGATTAATTGTttgaaaataatatttgatTAATTGTTTGAGAGTGGATGGAGAAACTACACTTGACCTAACATGATATCCCAATCAAACTaattgaaaaatgaaagaatagtAAAAAGGATAAGTAATATCAATTGCACAAGTGATGCTTTGTCCGTGTCATATGTGCATAGTGCATAACGAAGTACCCTAAACCTTGACATTAACCTGATTCTTAACTTACTACAGATTAATCCTCTGTATATTGACACTCAGTACTATGATctggtgatatttctcttcacttgaaagtgagagatcttaggttcgaatctcgtggatagcGAATTCGATTCCAAATTAGGTTACCAATTATGTGGCTTAGGTGAACTTcttctccccttagtgtaaaaatattgatgtattaaaaaaatcctctgtatattaaatttaagtaaGTGCAGTTTGGTGCCATATAGTTTATGTTCACTAGGCTgaattattttgtttgtttttgtcagAATAATTGGTTGCTGAGCTAAGAGTGCACATAATGCATGCACATTGCACACAAGTTAACTTTTAAGGTTTATAAATAGATAATTTATTCCGcactctcatttttttttctaggacTTCTTTTTTATATCTATGAAAAGTGCGAAGGGGAAAACGAGGGTAAGAATATTTTCCTTGAGGAAGTATTTTGGGCGAGTTCATTGCTACATGCCTTGTCCTGTGACCCCaaacttttgggctatgtttTCGGACTTGCTTGAGAAGACGTTTCGAGAAAGCcgacaaagaagaaagaaacaagTAAGGTGGGAAATCAACAAGTGGTTTGACATTTTACTCCTGGTAGTTTTTGGTTCCTAGCTGCTTCCTAGTCCCACTTCCTACGTTATCATCTCTACCACACAACAATTATTTTCCAACTTTAACCCAACATTCTCATTGCACCGCAAATTCCTCTCTTTTGTCCTAAAAATTGAGATGAGGAATCAGATTAGTTAGTCCCCACCTTCAAATCTACCAAGAAAAATTACCTGAGAAGCAAAACAAAGTGTTGAAAAACATTAGTGTTTTGTGGTTGTTTAATTATTTGAGTTTTTTGTTAGTTAGGATTTGGGTCTTATCCATTCGAATTTCAGTAAATGTAACTTATTAATATGAATAACAAGTCATTttatagtttttatttaataaaataatgttcatagtttatcttttgtttgttCGTAGTACTCTGGTTTTCAAATCAAAGTAAAAGGACAAGAAAGATGAATTCCTTCGCGCTGATGTGATCTTACATAAGAGATAATAGTTGTGAGAAGAGTTAAACTAGTAGAGTGTTACTCATAGTATGGACCAAAGCCTATGATTGTTGGCCCTTAATAATTGAACTTCTGGCTAAAAAATCAACGGTCATATACCTTTGTACATTTTTCTAGATAGTTCATTCTCATAACTTTCGTTTTTCCTCGCTTGTAGAAAACTATTGTATGTGTC is a window from the Malus domestica chromosome 16, GDT2T_hap1 genome containing:
- the LOC103416534 gene encoding protein JINGUBANG-like, encoding MGLVPCPLPCHTSTESKEESSTSNSTSSLLSESSTFSSLSSQPSLPSVPSLTPSKSNQLVVLRSSSVHHCCIATLQSQSYICTLALSGNFLYSGSSDGQITAWSSTLSRPSNPKYNKVVATVATPSTVKFLVVVGSGDDRNKLLFGAHQDHKIRVWKTNTNDTYEKLKCIATLPTLKERVTRFLCSKNYVQIGLHKNGTWEHHIDAVSALAISNDGSFLYSVSWDRALKIWRTSDFKCMDSVSNAHDDAINAVILSSDGAFVYTGSADKKIKVWTWRKDKSTSVKLVGTLEKHKSAVNALAFSTDGSVLYSGACDRSVLVWERDGGADGGGGDMVVVGALRGHTQAVLCLAVAADLLCSGSADYSVRVWRRLSSGLVGGDLNRSYCCLAVLEGHKRPVKCLTAALDNSDSGDSYFVYSGSLDCDIKVWQIRVPLS